Proteins co-encoded in one Xiphophorus couchianus chromosome 3, X_couchianus-1.0, whole genome shotgun sequence genomic window:
- the rhbg gene encoding ammonium transporter Rh type B, with translation MTNSSTNMRLKLPITCFILEIILIILFGVLVVYDHDTDAKLFNKNMKINNSTAGGHSGHGSGTSDDTDYRNDFYYRYPSFQDVHVMIFIGFGFLMTFLQRYGFSSVGFNFLIAALSLQWATLMQGFFHGLHEDGKIHIGVESMINADFCTGSVLISFGAVLGKTSPLQLLIMAVFEVTLFAVNEYILLSILGTRDAGGSMTIHTFGAYFGLMVTRILYRPRLEQSKHKNSSVYHSDLFAMIGTIYLWMFWPSFNSAVTAHGDPQHRTAMNTYYSLAACTLSTYAMSSLTAHDGKLDMVHIQNAALAGGVAAGTAGEMMLTPFGSMIVGFLAGIISVLGFKYLSPILEAKLKIQDTCGVHNLHGMPGILGAIVGAVTAAVVPKEVYGNGLEKVFPDVASGERETSFQAGIQAISLAITLAIAIFGGLIVGFILKLPVLGAPRDNACYEDSVYWEVPGEEHHEEELNAVRTEETEHINS, from the exons atgacaaactCATCTACCAACATGCGGCTGAAGCTGCCAATTACCTGCTTCATCCTGGAAATCATTCTCATCATCCTCTTTGGTGTTCTGGTGGTGTACGACCACGACACAGACGCAAAGCTGTTTAATAAGAATATGAAAATTAATAACTCCACAGCTGGTGGGCACAGCGGACATGGTTCTGGAACATCTGATGATACTGACTATAGGAATGATTTCTACTACCGCTATCCAA gtttccAGGATGTGCATGTAATGATTTTCATCGGCTTTGGTTTCCTCATGACCTTCCTTCAGCGCTACGGCTTCAGCAGTGTGGGCTTCAACTTCCTCATCGCAGCCCTGTCCCTGCAGTGGGCCACTCTCATGCAGGGCTTCTTCCATGGACTGCATGAGGATGGGAAAATTCACATTGGAGTGGAAAG tatGATCAATGCTGACTTCTGCACCGGCTCTGTGCTGATCTCGTTTGGAGCAGTTTTGGGAAAAACCAGCCCCCTCCAGCTGTTGATTATGGCAGTTTTCGAGGTCACACTGTTTGCCGTCAATGAATACATCTTGCTCAGCATTTTAGGA ACTAGAGATGCTGGAGGCTCCATGACCATCCACACCTTCGGAGCGTACTTTGGCTTGATGGTGACGCGAATCTTGTACCGCCCCAGACTGGAGCAGAGCAAACACAAGAACTCGTCTGTCTACCACTCTGACTTGTTTGCGATGATAG GTACCATTTATCTGTGGATGTTCTGGCCCAGCTTCAACTCTGCCGTCACAGCACATGGAGACCCCCAGCACCGCACAGCCATGAACACTTACTACTCTCTGGCAGCCTGCACTCTGTCAACGTACGCCATGTCTTCCCTCACAGCTCACGATGGAAAGCTGGACATG GTGCACATTCAAAATGCCGCCCTGGCTGGAGGAGTCGCAGCAGGAACAGCTGGTGAAATGATGCTCACACCTTTTGGCTCCATGATCGTTGGGTTTTTGGCAGGAATCATCTCTGTCCTTGGCTTTAAGTACCTCTCG CCCATCTTGGAGGCGAAGCTAAAGATCCAGGACACCTGTGGGGTTCACAATCTGCACGGCATGCCCGGCATCCTGGGGGCCATTGTTGGGGCTGTCACTGCTGCCGTCGTCCCGAAGGAAGTATATGGAAATGG TTTGGAAAAGGTTTTTCCTGATGTGGCGagtggagaaagagagacatCTTTTCAGGCCGGCATACAAGCCATTTCTCTTGCAATCACGCTGGCTATTGCCATTTTTGGAGGACTCATTGTTG GTTTCATTTTGAAGCTGCCGGTGCTTGGAGCTCCTCGTGACAATGCCTGCTATGAGGACAGCGTCTACTGGGAG GTACCAGGTGAAGAGCATCATGAGGAAGAGCTGAATGCTGTGAGGACTGAAGAAACTGAGCATATCAACAGTTAG
- the hapln2 gene encoding hyaluronan and proteoglycan link protein 2 codes for MTPITGNFAGILVITLSYFIQSSASYNPHRAEPSSPKKLQYLLEPPVQVEVAGRRGDNVTLPCILRIKPKHYKIKWTKLDPEHLGQQNIIMISNANAFKPYGPVGRRASLLRAHTMDASLLLSHLELGDDGRYQCELINGIEDENIVVTLRIEGVVFPYQSKRGRYKFNFHEAKLACAEQDGMLASYNQLYRAWTEGLDWCNAGWIHDGTVHYPIVHPRPVCGGNLPAGIRSYGPKNKNHDGFDAFCFTSQIPGSVFYITGSFSYDQAVYACKRQGSELALVGQLYAAWRFQKYDQCNGGWLKDGSVRFPIVSPRKRCGGVPEAGIRTFGFPSKTSHLYGAYCYR; via the exons ATGACACCCATAACAGGGAATTTTGCTGGGATTCTTGTAATAACATTAAGCTACTTTATCCAGTCTTCAGCTTCATATAACCCCCACAGAGCAG AACCATCATCCCCAAAGAAACTTCAGTATCTCCTCGAGCCTCCTGTGCAGGTAGAGGTGGCTGGCCGAAGGGGAGATAACGTTACGCTGCCATGCATCCTCCgaatcaaaccaaaacattacaaaattaaaTGGACAAAGCTGGACCCTGAGCATTTAGGGCAACAGAATATAATAATGATATCAAATGCAAATGCTTTTAAGCCGTATGGGCCTGTTGGACGGAGGGCTTCTCTGCTGAGGGCTCACACCATGGACGCCTCCCTGCTGCTCAGCCATCTTGAGCTGGGAGATGATGGCAGGTATCAGTGTGAGCTGATAAATGGCATTGAGGATGAGAACATTGTGGTCACTTTGAGGATTGAAG GTGTGGTTTTCCCATATCAAAGTAAGCGTGGGCGCTACAAATTCAACTTCCATGAAGCCAAGCTGGCTTGTGCTGAGCAAGATGGCATGCTAGCATCCTACAACCAGCTTTACAGAG CTTGGACGGAGGGGTTGGACTGGTGCAATGCAGGTTGGATTCATGATGGAACAGTTCATTATCCAATTGTTCATCCTCGACCCGTCTGTGGAGGAAACTTGCCAGCAGGCATTCGCAGTTATGGGCCAAAAAATAAGAACCATGATGGGTTTGATGCTTTCTGTTTCACATCCCAAATACCTG GCTCTGTATTCTACATAACCGGATCTTTCTCCTATGATCAGGCAGTTTACGCCTGCAAACGTCAGGGATCAGAGTTGGCTTTGGTCGGCCAGCTTTATGCCGCCTGGCGTTTCCAGAAATATGACCAGTGCAATGGTGGCTGGCTGAAAGATGGCAGCGTACGCTTTCCCATCGTCAGCCCCAGGAAACGCTGTGGAGGCGTCCCAGAAGCAGGGATCCGCACATTTGGATTCCCCAGCAAAACAAGCCACCTTTATGGAGCATATTGTTACAGATAA